The genomic window TACCGACCGGTCCGGCACACGCTCGGACCATGCGTCGCGAGGCCGTCATTCGAACAGCCGCTTGACATGGGACGTGCGGACGACCCGAGCCGGGTGAGTGAAACGCCAGACCGCACCGGAGAGGCCCGACATCAGCGCGAGAGTGAACGCGAACGTGGTGAAACTGAACGAGTCGAAGGTGGCCCCGACCAGGATCGCGACCACCTGGCTGGAGATCAGGGCGGCACAGAGGTGCTTGTCCTCGGCGGTGGTGGACCGCCGGAGCGCGACCCCGGCCTGGGCGATACAGGTGATGTGCAGGGCGGCCAGCGCGACCAGGCCGACGATGCCGTAGGTCACCAGCGTCATCAGCCACTGGTTGTCGAGCATGATGTAGAGGTCCGGGATCAGGGTCCCCGGGCCGCGGCCGAGCCAGGGCCGCTGGCTGAACCAGTACGACACCATCTCGTAGTCCTCGGTGCGGCCGGTGATGCTGGGGTCCTCGTCGGCACTCAGGAACATCGACTTCAGGGTGCCGAGCACCCCGGGGCGCACCACGGCCATCGCCACCAGCGCGGCCATCCCGACGAACAGCATGTTGTAGCGGGTCCGCCAGCTCCAGGCGAAGAACATCACGCCCACCGCGGCGACCAGGGCCAGGATCCCGGTCCGGGAGATCGCGATCGGCACGGCCACCGCGATCACCCCGGTCAGCGCGGCGTAGAAGCGGCGGCTGCGCCGGGTCGGCGAGTACATCGCGAAGTGCAGGCCGAACGGGACCGCCATGGCCAGCACGGTGCTGAACTCGATGTAGTGGATAGCGGTGCCGGCCACCCGGAACAGGCCCTCGTCACCACGCTTCTGGAAGTCGGCCATCTCAGCCTTGATCTCCAGGCCCGGCACGATCAGGTTCTGGGCGATGTCGTACTCGAACAGCGACTGGATCAGGCCGATCACGGCCATGAACGCGGCCGCCCAGAGGAACACCCGCAGGATCTTGCGCAGGCGCTCCCAGTTGGCCACCCCGTCGGCCGCCATCAGCACCAGGCCGATGAACTGGAAGGTGACCAGCAGGGTGAAGTTCTGCCGGTTCGCCTCCAGGGTCGGCAGACCGCGCAACATCCCGGCGGTGTACGACAACAGGGTCGACACCAGGTAGAACAGCATCGTCCAGCGCAGCGGCTGGGGGCCCATCAGGAACAGGGTCGGGCTCAGCCGGGCGATCAGCCACCAGGCGAACAGGCCCATCGCCAGCACCAGCGCCGGGCGGCCCGCGAAGGTCAGGCCCGGCACGATCAGCGCGGCCGGCAGGCAGTAGAGCAGCAGCACCAGCAGAGCGATGACAGTGGCGGTGTCCAGCCGGACCTGCAGTCGCCGGGAGGTGTAGGTGCCCGGGCCGATCAGCGACGGCTCGAGATCGACCGGATGGACGGTCATGACCGCTTTTTCGGCGAGTTCCAGTTCTTGTACGGCATGGGCAGCACGACCGTGGCGTCCACCGGCGCCGCCGGAGCCGGAACCGGAGTGGCCGGCGCGTTCGTGTCCCGCTGGGCGTGTGCCGACCGGTGACGGGTCTCCGTCGAGTGCCGCACCCCGCCGCCCTGACGTGGCTGCGGAATCAGGGCCTGCGTGCGCTCCGCGTCGTCGGACAGCCCGGCCTGCCGGGTGGACACCGGCTCGGACTTCACCGAGGCCGGCGGCGCCGGGCCGTCACCGGTCGTCTTGCGGTGCTTGCGGCGGCGCAGCCAGTAGTCCAGCGCGATGGTCGCCGCGGTGGTCAGCAGCACGCCCAGACCGGCGGCCACGATCAGGACCCGTTTGCGGGTGCTGGTGTCCTGCTCCGGCGCACTGCCGTCGTTGATCACCAGCGTGGTGATGGTGTCCTCTTCGAGGGCGTCGTACTGCTTCTGCTTGGCGGCGATGTCGTCCTGGAGCAGCTTGATCACCCGCTGGACGGTGGCGGTCGCCTGCTCCCGGCTGTCCCCGACGACCTCGATCTCGTAGAGCGGGGTGCGCTCGTTCATCACCACCGTGACGCTGTCGGACAGGCCCTGGTCGGCCATCTTCTCCAGGGTGGCCGGGTTGGACACGGTGAGGGAGGCCGCGTTGGCCAGCGCCGCGTAACCGAGGTCGAGCCACGGGTTGGACGGTTTGGGCTTGGCGTCCGGGTCGATCGGCTTACCACTGCTGGGCGCCGGGATGAGCTGCATGTAACCCAGCGCCTTGTAGTCGGGCGAGACCTGCTGAGCCGCCAGGAAGACGACCGCGACCGTGGCCGCGAGCATCGGCACGGCGAAATACCACCGGCGGAGCAGCAGCCTGGTGAGGTCCCAGAGGTCCACAATTTCCCTCTCGATCGAACGGGTCGATGCACGACCCTGCACGACTCGGTGGCGAGTCGTCCATCCACCTTCGATCTTAGGCATCCGGCCGTCCGGACCGAATCGAGCGGCTGTCATAAAACCGACAAGCCCTTCGGCTGAAGTCAATGTCGTGCCAGCGAAAGCACAAATTCGGCCATACCCCGACAAGTACCGTCCACGATGTACCGACAATCCCGCATTATGCGGTTAGAAGTGCGATTCGGGCTTTACCCCGGAAGTCGTGGCATCTCGATGCTCATCATTGAAAGGATGACCCGCGGGTGGTCCGGACGGCCGGTTGCTGAGCCCCGTTCGGATCCAGCACTGTCGTCAGGTTCGGAGTGACCAAAGGAGACGGACGACACCATGGCCGGGAAACCGCACGTCACGATCCTCATCGCCAACCTGCCGGCCGAACGGGACCGCCGCGTCATCCGGGAGTGCCTGACCCTGGAGGAGAAGGGCTTCGACGTCACGGTCATCGCCCCCCGCGGCGACAAGGACCTGCGCGTCCTGCCGGGCAGCCGCGACACCCGGCTCAAGCCGTACCCGGTCAGGATCTACGGCGGCGGGGTGCTCACCTACGCCGTCGAGTTCGGCTGGTCCCTGTTCTGCATCGCGATCCGGCTGATCGGCGAGATCCTCGCCGGGCGCGCGCACGCCGTGCAGGTCTGCAACCCGCCGGACGTCTACTGGCCGCTCGCGCTGCTGCTGCGGGCCCTCGGCCGGCCCTGGGTCTTCGACCACCACGACCTGAGCCCGGAGGTCTACGCCTCCCGGGTCGGCGCTTCCGAGACACCGAACAAGTGGGCGATGCGGACACTCGTCGCCATGGAGTGGCTGACCCTGCGCACCGCCACCGAGGTGGTCGCCACCAACGAGTCGTTCAAGGACAACGCGGTCCGGCGCGGCGTCGACCCGGCGAAGGTCATCGTGGTCCGCAACGGCCCGGCCGCCCGCGAGATCGCGCCTTTCCAGTACGTGGAGGGCGATCCTCACAAGATCGTCTACCTCGGTGTCTTCGGCCCGCAGGACAACGTCGAGGGTGTCGTCCTGGCCGCCGAGGAACTGGCCCGCCGACGGGGCCGGACCGGCTGGAAGGTGATCCTGGCCGGGGACGGCGAGAGCATGCCGTCGGTGCGCCGTCTCGCCGCCGAGCGCAAGGTCGAGGACGTCGTCGAGTTCACCGGCTGGCTCGACGGCCCCGCCGTCGACGAACTGCTGCGGTCGGCCACCATCGCGGTCCAGCCCGACCTGCCGACCCGGATGAACGACCTGTCGACGATGGCCAAGACCGTCGAGTACGTGGGCCGTGGCCTGCCCGTGGTCGCCGCCGACCTGACCGAGACCCGCGCCACCCTCGGGGACGCCGGGGCCTACGTGCCGACCGGGGCCCCCGAGGAGTTCGCCGAAGCCCTCGACACGCTGCTCGACGACCCGGACCGGCGGCGGCAGATGAGCAAACTCGGGCGCGAGCGGTTCCTCGGGCAGCTCTCCTGGGAGCACCAGGCCGGACCGTACGCCGCGGTCTTCCAGCGTCTCCTCGCCAAGCGCCTCCCGCCGGCCCCGATCCCCCGGCAGCGTTCCGGCAGCTCGATGCCGGCCCCGGAGAGGCACCGATGACCAGCATCGTCATCGCCGCCCACAACGAGGCGGCGGTCATCGGGCGCTGCCTGGACGCGCTGCTCGCCGACACGGCGCCGGGCGAGTTCGACATCACCGTCGTCGCCAACGGCTGCACCGATGACACGGCCGCCGTGGCAGCGCTTCGCCCCGGCGTACGAACAGTCGATCTGAAGAAGGCCGGCAAAGCGGCCGCCTTGAACGCGGGCGACGACGCCGCCGTGGGATTCCCCCGCGTCTACCTGGACGCCGACGTGGTGCTCAGCAGTGCGGCCGTCCGGTCCCTGGCCACCGCGCTGGAGAGTTCCCCCGCCGCCACCGTCGGCCGGGAACTCGACGTCACCGGGCGCCCGGTGCTGGTCCGGGCGTACTACGCGATCCACGGACGGCTGCCGGTGCTGCGGGACGGGCTGTTCGGGCGGGGTGTCGTCGCGGTCTCCGAGAAGGGCCGGGCGCGGTTCGGCCGGTTCCCGGAACTCGTCGCCGACGACCTCTACCTGGACTCGCAGTTCGCCCGCGAGGAGAAGGCCCATCTCGACGAGTACACCGCGACGATCGCCACCCCGCGGCGCACCGGCGACCTGATCCGCCGCCTGGTCCGGGTCCGCGGCGGCAACACCGCGATGCGCGCGGCCGCCGCCCGGGGCGAGATCACCGTGCCGGTCCGCCCCGCCGACCGCTCGTCCTGGCTACGCGACGTGGTCCTGCCCCGCCCGTGGCTGGCTCCGGCAGCCGCCTGTTACGTGGCGATCACCGTGACCGCGGCCTGGTCCGCGAAACGCGCCGGCGACGGCGGCACCGCCTGGGGCCGCGACGAATCCTCGAGGACATCATGACCATCCGGAACGTCTGCTTCCACGGCATCGGCACCCCGCAGCGCGAACTCGAACCCGGCGAGGCCCGGTACTGGATCACCCCGGATCAGTTCGAAGCCGTGCTCGACGAGATCCGCGACTGGCCCGGCCTGCGGATCAGCTTCGACGACAGCAACACCTCCGACGTCGAGTTCGGTCTGCCCGCCCTGCTCGCCCGTGGCCTGACCGCCGACTTCTTCGTGCTGGCCGGCCGCCTTGACAGCGCGGGCAGCCTCGACGAGGACGCGGTGCGATCGTTGCAGCGCAACGGCATGACCGTCGGCACCCACGGCATGCGCCACATCCCGTGGCGCGGGCTCTCCCCGGCGGCCGCCGACGAGGAACTGGTCGCCGCCCGCGAACGCCTGACCAAGGTCGTCGGCGCTGACGTCAGCACGGCGGCGTGCCCGCTCGGCCGTTACGACCGGACCCTGCTCACCCGGATGCGGCGCCTCGGTTACACCCGCGTCTTCACCAGTGACCGCCGCCCCGCCCGCGCCTCGGATTGGCTGCAGCCGCGCTTCACCGTCCGTAACGATGACACTCCGCAAACGTTGCGTGCGGAGGCAATCGACGGCCCGTCGGCTCTCCGCCGCCTCAAGCTGGAAGCGATCGGGCTGGTCAAACGACTTAGGTAGCCCTCTTCACCCGCACTTCACACCGGGTCTAGCAAGATCACCCAGGTGTGGAATGCGAGGACTTCTCGGACACTGACCGCCGCCGGCATCGTCATGGCACTGGCCGCCTGCACTAACGGTGGGTCACCGGCCACCTCGGCGTCCTGGGTGCCACCCGCCTCCGGGCCGTCGTCCGCCGCCGCACCCGCCCCGGACCAGACCCGGGCCGCCATGCGCGCGAAACACGGCATCCCCGATTTCGCGGACGCCCCGTCACCCGAGCCGATCACCCTGGCCGGCGGCGATTCCGTCGAATACCTGCACCGCATCCCCACCACCCAGAAAGTGGCGTTCCTGACCATCGACGACGGCTATCTCAAACTCCCCGAAGCACAGGAGCTGATCGCCGCCGCCGGCGTCCCGGTGACCCTTTTCCTGACCACCGACGCGGTCAAGGACGACCCGGACTATTTCAAGCCGATGGTCGACGCCGGAGCGGTGATCGAATCACACACGATCAGCCACCCGAACATGCGCGGCAAGTCCTTCGAATTCCAGAAACGGCAGATCTGTGGCTCGGCGGACAAGCTGGAACAGTGGTACACCCGGCGCCCGACCCTGTTCCGCCCGCCGTACGGCAACAAGGACGACAACACGCTCCGAGCAGCCAAGTCCTGCGGGATGACAGCCGCCTTCATGTGGACCGAGACCGTCCACAAGGGGAAGGTGCGCTATCAGGGCCCGAAGGGCGTCAAGCCCGGCGACATCATCCTCATGCACTTCCGCGAGGCGTTCCGGGCCGATTTCGTGAACGCTCTCAAAGCCATTCATCGGGCTGGTCTCACTCCCGCTCTACTCGAGGATTACATGCCTCGTCCCGCTTAGCGTGGGGACGGTTCCGGGCTGAAGCGGTGGGCACGGCTAGCAGGTTCCGTTCTGGTGCCTTTAGTCGTTTTGGTGAGGGCTGCTCAGGGAGCGGATCATGCTCTGCAGGAGGGTGTGGGCGGCTGACTGGTCGGCTTCGGTCAGGCCGGTCAGCATGCGGAGCTCGACGGAGCGGACCGCCGCGGTGGCCTTCGCCAGGCTTCGGCGGCCTCGTGGGGTGAGCCGGGTGGGCAGGGCCTTTCCCACCGGGGCCTCGGCCGGTCTGGTCACGTACCCGTCTCGTTCCAAGGTCTGCAGCAGCACGTTCATCGACTGCCTCGTCACGAAGGCGCCCCGCGCCAGTTCGGAGTTCGACAAGCCCGGGCGTTGGGCCAGCAGTTCCAGGCAGGAGTAGTGCGTCACGGTCATTCCGAGCGGGCGCAGCACCGCCTCCATGGCCACCCGGAGGGCGCTCGACGCCTCTTTCAGCAGGTAGCCCAGTGAGGTCTCCAGGTCGATGCCGGGCTCGTCTTGACTCATGTCAGCAGTCTGACATAGCTTGGTGCATGTCAGTAAACTGACACGAACCGAAGGAGCTTCGTCATGCCCGTCACCGGCCCCGACTTCATCTCCCTGCAGGCTCGCGACCTCGACGCGTCGCAGGCGTTCTACGAGCAGTACCTCGGCCTGGTCCGCTCACCGGCCGGGCCGCCGCACGCCGTGGTGTTCGAGACGAAGCCGATCGCGTTCGCACTGCGCAGCATCGTGCCCGGCACCGATCTCGCGTCGGTCAGCCAGCCGGGCATCGGCGCGGCGATCTGGCTCCACGCCACCGACGTCCAGGCCATCCACGACGCCCTCACCACCGACGGCCACCCGATCGTCACCGCCCCGATCGACGGCCCGTTCGGCCGCACCTTCACTTTCGCCGACCCCGACGGCTACCACATCACCCTCCACGACCGCGCCTGACACACCCGCCGCTACCCGCGTTCGGTGCTCAGGACGCGTACAACTGATCGAGGTCGACCAGGAGGATGTCGGCGTTCCCGGCGGCAGCGGCCTTCAGGTCGGAGGTGAAGCCGGCACCGCCGTAGAGGGTCAGCTTGGTGGCTTCGGTGTCGTAGCCCTTCTGGCGCAGCAGGTAGCGGGCCCTCTCCAGGCGGGTGAGGTGGTGGTGGCCGATCACCTGGCCCCACTCGGCCTCGCCCAGGGAGAGGACGCGGCGCGGGCTGTTCGGCTGCTGGGGCGAGAGCGCGACCACGTCGATCTCGATCTGAGTGCGGTTGGTGGCGTCGTTGACCGTGCCGGAGCCGACCCCGGCGGGCTGCTCGGCGAACAGGGCGCCACCGGACTCCAGGGCGAAGGCCCGGCACACGGCTTCGAAATTCGGGCCGACGACCTGGGTGGGAAGGTCTGCCGGGTGGTCGCCCAGACCTGGTCGGCCCGGTGGATCTCCAGTTCGGCCCAGCGCTTTCGCATGATCGCCTGATAGAAGGTGATCAGCGATTCGACGATCCGGTACCGCGCCCGGCCGGGCCGGAACATGTCCGGGTCGCGGGCGATCAGCGCGCAGTCCTTCAGGATGGTGAGCGGATGCGTGATCTGATCGGCTCGCCGGCCGATGTAACCGGCGATGCCGCCGTTGGTGTTGTTGCCGGCGGCGATCGCGGCCAGCACCGAGTGGTAGAGGGCGGGGTCACGGATGGCGGACTCCTCGGCCAGTAGGTAGCGCGCCTCCCGGAACAGTGGAGTCTGCGGGTTCAGGACGGTCCGGACCACCCAGGCGTCGAAGTCGTCGATCGCGGCGGGAGCATCGCCCTGGGTGAACTCGTGCCGGTAGGCCGGGGTTCCGCCGACGACCGCGCCGACCAGGACGGCGAGCCTGGGATCGGTGATACCCCAGAAGTCGGCCGCCTCCCGGTAGCGAAACGGCTGGACCACCAATTCGAGGCTCGCCCGGCCCCGCAGCGGTGCCTGCCCGGACAGGAGACCGCCCATGACGGCCATCGCCGATCCGCACAACACCAGCCGGACCGCACTCGCTCGGCCGCTGCCGCCGGGACCCACCTCGCGTTGAATGATCGACGGCAGCGCCGGTGACGCCTTCACCAGGAACGGGAACTCGTCGATCACGACGATGGTCGGGCCGCCGTCGCTCAAGCTGCGGAACAGGTGCGCTATCGCGTCGTTCCAGTCCCGGAAGGGCACTTCGGCGACCTTCCGGGTGTGCCGGGTGAGCGCCTCACTGAACAGGCGTAGCGACTCCACCTCGGTGGCCTCGGTGGCGGCGAAGTACAGCCCACCAGCGGCCTCCGCGACGGCTTGCTCTTGCTCTGACGCCGCCGTCCGCTCACCACACCGCCCGCCGTCGCTGTTCGCAAGGGTCGGTGGGCGACAAAAGGACGCCGGGACGTTGGCGGTCGGCGACTACCGCGCGGAGGGATCGGCCTGTTTCGATTTCTGTCCAGTGTGGGTCCAGTGAGGGGCCGCACAGGGGTCGGTCGGGAGGGCTCGTGGAACAGTCAGGGTCTGCGCGGATCAGTCGTCGGCAGGCGATCGGGGTGGCCGGTGGGGTCGTTGCGGGGGCCACGGTCGCTCAAGCGGCCGGGGTGCCCGCCTTCGGGGCGGCGGCCGCTGCCGACGCGGATGTGATCGTTGTCGGGCATGGGCTGGCGGGGCTGGTCGCCGCCGCGGAGCTCGTCGCGGCCGGGCGTAAGGTGCTGCTGCTCGATCAGGAGCCGGAGGCGAGCCTGGGTGGGCAGGCGTTCTGGTCGTTCGGCGGGCTGTTCTTCGTCGACTCCGATGAGCAGCGGCTGATGGGCGTGCGGGACAGCTACGACCTGGCCTGGCAGGACTGGCTGGGGACGGCCGGTTTCGACCGGGGGATCACCGATCCGGCGGGGCAGGACTACTGGGCCTACAAGTGGGCGCAGGCCTACGTCCAGTTCGCGGCCGGGGAGAAACGGTCGTGGCTGGCGGGGCTGGGGCTGCAGTGGTTCCCGATGGTGGGCTGGGCCGAGCGTGGTGGCGGGGTCGCGGACGGGCCGGGGAACTCGGTGCCCCGGTTCCACGTCACCTGGGGCACCGGGCCGGCGATCGTGGAACCGTTCGAGAAGAAGGTCCGGGCGGGGGTGGCGGCGGGCAAGGTGGTGTTCAAGTTCCGGCATCGGGTCGACGAGGTCGTGGTGACGAACGGCGCGGTCACCGGCGTGCGGGGGGCGATCCTGGAAGCGAGCACCGTCGCCCGGGGCAAGCCGAGTTCCCGTACGGCGATCGGCAGTTTTGATCTTAAAGCGCCGGTGGTGATCGTGGCGTCCGGCGGCATCGGGGCGAACCACGACCTGATCCGGCAGAACTGGCCGGCCCGACTCGGTAAAGCGCCCACCACCATGATCACTGGCGTGCCGGCGCATGTGGACGGCCGGATGCTGGCGATCACGCAGACCGCCGGTGGGCGGGTGGTGAACCCGGACCGGATGTGGCACTACACCGAGGGGCTGCGCAACTGGGATCCGATCTGGCCGGGGCACGGCATCCGGATCCTGCCGGGGCCGTCGTCGATGTGGTTCGACGCGACCGGGAAACGGTTCGCGGCGCCGGACTGGCCGGGGTACGACACGCTGCACACTCTCGGTTCGATCACCGCTTCCGGGTACGACTACTCCTGGTTCGTCACGACGCAGAAGATCGTGGACAAGGAGTTCGCCCTGTCCGGTTCGGAACAGAACCCGGACCTGACGAACAAGAACCTGTGGCTGCTGTTGAGCCGGATCTGGCAGACGCCGGGGCCGATCCAGAAGTTCCAGCAGTACGGTGCGGACTTCGTGAAGGCGGCGACTCTGCCCGAGCTGGTGGCCGGGATGAACCGGGTGGCCGGCAACAACCTGATCAAACTGGACGCGCTGACCCGGCAGATCGAGGCCCGGGACCGGGAGATGGACAACGCGTACAGCAAGGACGCGCAGGTGATGGGCATCCGGAACGCGCTGTCCTATCCGGGTGACGTGCTCGGGCGGACCGCGGCGGCGCACCGGTTCCTCAGCACGGACGCGGAGGCGCTGGTCGCGGTGAAGCTGAACGTGCTGACCCGCAAGACGCTCGGCGGGTTGCAGACCAATCTGCAGGGTCAGGTGCTCAACGCGGCGGGCACTCCGGTGCCGGGGCTGTACGCGGCGGGTGAGGCGGCCGGTTTCGGTGGCGGTGGGGTGCACGGTTATCGATCGCTGGAGGGCACGTTCCTGGGCGGCTGCCTCTTCTCCGGGCGGGCCGCCGGGCGGGCGGCGGCCGCGGCGACGGGGTCCTAGGCTGGGGCCGTGACGAACGCGGTATTGGAGTGGGTGGACCGGCGACGGGGTGTGGTGGTGGCCGTCGCGCTGTCGGCCGCCCTCGTCATCGAAGTGATGCGCAGGACCGGCGGCGGGACCGGGTCGATGCTCCTGGGAACCGCGTTGCCGCTGGCCGTGGCGTTGTTCGCGGTCGCCGGCACACGTTCGTACCGGCCGCGGCGGCTGGTGGCGCGACCGGACGAGAACACTTTCGACGTTCCGGTGCATCCGGGCACGGTCCTGGCCGCCGCCGGTTACACGGTGCTGGGGACGCGGACGCTCGGCATGGCCGGGGACAACGTGATCGTCCTGGTGTTCTGGATCGTCGCGCTGGCCGTCCTGTGGCTGTTCGCGCTGGGCCGGTTCGGGGTGCGGCTGCGCCCGGAAGGGATCGCCGACGTCCACCTGCTCGGGTCGTCGGTGATCCCCTGGGAGGCGCTGGGTGCCCCGGCCACGGCCGGCAACCCGCACCAGCTGCGGCTGGACCTGGCCCGGCCGGAGCTGGTCGCGCGGCACGGGGCCCGCCACTTCGACCCCACCCGGCTGACCACCACCGGCATCGACGCCGCGTTCCTGGCCGCCGTCATCGAGGAGTACCGCGCGCAGCCCGGCCGCCGTTCGGCTATCGGCACCGAGTACGAGCTGTCACGCCTGACGGCCGTGCACGGTGTGCGGTCCGGGGGTCTCCCGCAGCCGTGACGGGCTGAGCAGGAAACGGACGGCACGGCGGCTGGGGGCTTTGCCGAGAGCCGCCCGGCTGGTCTCGCGCAGCAGCAGTGCAGCCCAGAACGCCGTGGTGGCCAGACGGTGGTGGCGACGGCCGTACAGGCGCACCTTGTTGATCGTGAGCAGGGCCCACAGGCCGGGTGAGACCTTGGAGTCGCCTTCCAGGTGGACCGCGCGCGCGACGGGGGTGAAACGGGTGGCGAAACCGGCGTCGCGGGCGCGCAGTGCGAAGTCGGTCTCCTCGGAGTAGAGGAAGAACGACTCGTCCCAGGGTGCGATCGCGTTCCAGCAGTCGGCGCTGATCAGCTGGGTGGAACCCTCGGCCCAGTCCGCGACCGTCTCCGATCCGTACCGGGCGGGGTCGGTGATCATCTCGCCGAGGGTGCCGATCCGTCCGGCGCGGCCGGCCCCGAGGAAGGCGTCGGCGAGAACGCGACGGATGGCGGGCTCGCGGCGCATGGTTTCGATCAGTTCGCCGTCGCCGTCGGTCAGCAGCGGCACCGCGATGCCGGTCCCGTCCTTGCGGAGCGTTTCCAGCAGCGGGTGGATACAGCCGGGGGTCAGGCGCACGTCGGGGTTGAGGACCAGGATCGCGGTGTACGGGCCGGACTTGGCGACTGCGGCGTTGATCCCGGCCGCATAACCGGCGTTACGTCCCATCTCGACCACCGTCGCATCGGGCTTCAGCCGTAAGACCTCGGCGACGGAGTCGTCTGCGGAGTCGTTGTCGGCCACTGTCAGGTGCCAGTCCACTCCGTCCAGCCCTGGGCCGAGCGAGTCGATCAGGTCCGCGAGCAGGCGCTGGCTGTTGTAGGTGACGACCACAACGGCGATCACTGGAGAACTCCTTGTTCAGTACGCGCCGGAGCTGCGCACCACGGCGCTGACCGTGCGGAAGAGGATGGCCAGGTCCATGGCGAGCGACCAGTTCTCGACATAGCTGAGGTCGAGCCGGATCGACTCCTCCCAGGACAGGTCGGAGCGGCCGGAGACCTGCCACAGGCCGGTGAGCCCGGGTTTGACGACGAGACGGCGGCGCATGTCGGCCGGGTAGGTGGCGACCTCCTTGGCCAGTGGCGGGCGCGGGCCGACCAGCGACATGTGCCCCTTGACCACGTTGACCAGCTGTGGCAGTTCGTCCAGGGAGAACCGGCGCAGCCAGCGGCCGACCGGGGTGATCCGCGGGTCCTCGCGCATCTTGAACAGCGACCCGTCGGTGTCGTTGAGGTCGCCCAGTTCGAAGAGCCGGGCTTCGGCGTCGACCTGCATGGTGCGGAACTTGAAGAGCATGAACGGCTTGCCGTCCCGGCCGACCCGCTCCTGCCGGAAGATCGCCGGGCCACGGCCGCGAGGCCCGAACCGGACCAGGGCGGCCACCACGGCCAGCACCGGGGAGGCCAGCAGGAGCAGGCTGATCGCGCCGACCCGGTCGAAGATCTCCTTGACGACACGGGCACTGCCCTTGAGCCGTGGGTGCTCGACGTGCAGCATCGGCAGGCCGTCGACGGGCCGGATGGTGGTGCGGTCCCCGGCCACGTCGACCAGGGTGCTGGCCACGATCAGGTCGACCTCGCCGC from Actinoplanes derwentensis includes these protein-coding regions:
- a CDS encoding glycosyltransferase — translated: MIAVVVVTYNSQRLLADLIDSLGPGLDGVDWHLTVADNDSADDSVAEVLRLKPDATVVEMGRNAGYAAGINAAVAKSGPYTAILVLNPDVRLTPGCIHPLLETLRKDGTGIAVPLLTDGDGELIETMRREPAIRRVLADAFLGAGRAGRIGTLGEMITDPARYGSETVADWAEGSTQLISADCWNAIAPWDESFFLYSEETDFALRARDAGFATRFTPVARAVHLEGDSKVSPGLWALLTINKVRLYGRRHHRLATTAFWAALLLRETSRAALGKAPSRRAVRFLLSPSRLRETPGPHTVHGRQA
- a CDS encoding FAD-binding dehydrogenase; its protein translation is MPAFGAAAAADADVIVVGHGLAGLVAAAELVAAGRKVLLLDQEPEASLGGQAFWSFGGLFFVDSDEQRLMGVRDSYDLAWQDWLGTAGFDRGITDPAGQDYWAYKWAQAYVQFAAGEKRSWLAGLGLQWFPMVGWAERGGGVADGPGNSVPRFHVTWGTGPAIVEPFEKKVRAGVAAGKVVFKFRHRVDEVVVTNGAVTGVRGAILEASTVARGKPSSRTAIGSFDLKAPVVIVASGGIGANHDLIRQNWPARLGKAPTTMITGVPAHVDGRMLAITQTAGGRVVNPDRMWHYTEGLRNWDPIWPGHGIRILPGPSSMWFDATGKRFAAPDWPGYDTLHTLGSITASGYDYSWFVTTQKIVDKEFALSGSEQNPDLTNKNLWLLLSRIWQTPGPIQKFQQYGADFVKAATLPELVAGMNRVAGNNLIKLDALTRQIEARDREMDNAYSKDAQVMGIRNALSYPGDVLGRTAAAHRFLSTDAEALVAVKLNVLTRKTLGGLQTNLQGQVLNAAGTPVPGLYAAGEAAGFGGGGVHGYRSLEGTFLGGCLFSGRAAGRAAAAATGS